Proteins from one Ornithobacterium rhinotracheale genomic window:
- a CDS encoding NUDIX hydrolase: MTEKREFLDVSVDCTVFGYDDKQLKILLIEQKKQSPEHIPLRALPGDHVYKGEDIDDAANRVLEELTGLRGVFLKQFHAFGKPDRLKNRQDKESLLNVRKDLNKHVVTIAYYSLIKMEDFVPEAASFANKTEWVSIDEIPHLGFDHDEIFQKALATLRFDTENYNIAFELLPKKFTLSQLQNIYEVILNREFDKRNFRKSIKKLSNLIPLNEKQQGVYHKPAQLYSFDIKKQIEETDII, encoded by the coding sequence ATGACTGAAAAAAGAGAGTTTTTAGATGTTTCGGTGGACTGTACCGTTTTTGGATATGATGACAAACAGCTAAAAATATTGCTGATTGAACAAAAAAAACAAAGTCCTGAGCATATTCCACTTCGAGCACTTCCTGGAGATCATGTGTACAAAGGTGAGGATATTGATGATGCCGCCAATCGCGTGCTGGAAGAATTAACAGGACTCCGAGGAGTTTTTCTTAAACAGTTTCACGCCTTCGGAAAACCTGACCGATTAAAAAACAGACAAGATAAAGAATCGCTACTAAATGTAAGAAAAGATTTAAATAAACATGTCGTAACCATAGCCTACTATTCTCTGATTAAAATGGAAGATTTTGTACCAGAAGCTGCTTCTTTTGCCAATAAAACTGAATGGGTGAGCATCGATGAAATTCCACACCTTGGGTTTGACCACGACGAAATCTTTCAAAAAGCACTTGCTACATTAAGATTTGATACCGAGAACTACAATATCGCTTTTGAGCTTTTACCTAAAAAATTCACACTTTCTCAACTTCAAAACATTTATGAAGTAATCCTAAATCGTGAATTTGACAAGAGAAACTTTAGAAAAAGCATCAAGAAATTAAGTAATCTAATCCCTTTAAACGAAAAACAACAAGGAGTTTACCACAAACCCGCTCAATTGTATTCTTTCGACATCAAAAAACAAATTGAAGAGACAGACATTATTTAA
- the pfkA gene encoding 6-phosphofructokinase, protein MATKKINTIGVITSGGDAPGMNAALRAVVRAASYHGLNVKGVRLGYEGLITNDVVSLGPRSVSNIINRGGTILKTARSAEFRTVEGRKKAFENVQKNGIDALVVIGGDGSFTGAKLFHEEHGIPVIGVPGTIDNDIFGTDYTIGYDTALNTAVDAIDKIRDTAQSHNRVFFVEVMGRDAGFIALNSGIAAGAQDILIPEKKDEIDAMFQSLERGEKTGKISSIIVVAEGEELGNIYDLAKFTKIKYPTYDIRVTVLGHIQRGGTPSCADRVLASRLGIAAVEGLLEGKSNVMAGIRSNKVVYTPIEEAIQKHNEIDHELIRVSQILAR, encoded by the coding sequence ATGGCAACAAAAAAAATCAACACAATAGGTGTTATTACTTCTGGGGGAGATGCTCCTGGAATGAATGCCGCCTTGCGCGCGGTAGTTAGAGCTGCATCTTACCATGGGCTAAATGTGAAAGGAGTTCGTTTAGGTTATGAGGGTTTAATTACAAATGATGTGGTTTCTTTAGGCCCTAGAAGTGTAAGCAATATTATCAATAGAGGTGGAACAATATTAAAAACAGCTCGTTCTGCAGAATTTAGAACAGTAGAAGGTCGTAAAAAAGCTTTTGAAAATGTTCAGAAAAATGGAATTGATGCCCTTGTGGTAATCGGTGGAGATGGTTCTTTTACAGGCGCTAAATTATTTCACGAAGAACACGGGATTCCTGTAATTGGAGTTCCTGGTACTATTGATAACGATATTTTTGGTACTGATTACACAATAGGATACGATACTGCGCTTAACACAGCGGTAGATGCAATCGATAAAATTAGAGATACGGCACAATCACACAACCGTGTATTCTTTGTAGAAGTAATGGGACGCGACGCAGGATTTATTGCTTTAAATAGTGGTATTGCTGCAGGAGCACAAGATATATTGATTCCGGAGAAAAAAGATGAGATAGATGCGATGTTTCAATCGCTTGAACGCGGAGAGAAAACAGGAAAAATCTCAAGTATTATCGTTGTAGCTGAAGGCGAAGAATTAGGCAATATTTATGATTTAGCTAAATTTACTAAAATTAAATACCCAACTTACGACATTCGTGTGACTGTGCTTGGACACATCCAGAGAGGGGGTACGCCTAGTTGTGCAGACCGTGTTTTGGCAAGCCGTTTAGGAATTGCTGCGGTTGAAGGATTGCTTGAAGGCAAGTCTAATGTGATGGCAGGTATTCGAAGCAATAAAGTGGTATATACCCCTATAGAAGAAGCTATTCAAAAACATAACGAAATCGATCATGAATTAATTAGAGTGTCTCAAATTTTGGCACGCTAA
- the gap gene encoding type I glyceraldehyde-3-phosphate dehydrogenase, whose product MANVKVGINGFGRIGRLAFRRIQEVEGLEVVAINDLTDAKQLAHLLKYDSTQGRFNGEVEVLDGAFKVNGKEVKVLANPNPEELPWGDLGVDIVLECTGFFATKEKAELHLKGGAKRVVISAPGGDVPTVVFNVNQNILKGDETVISGASCTTNCLAPMAKVLNDKFGVVEGLMTTIHAYTGDQNTLDAPHRKGDLRRARAAAVSIVPNSTGAAKAIGLVIPELNGKLDGAAQRVPTPTGSLTELVTVLEKKVSVEEINAAMKEASNDSFGYTEDPIVSADVIGITYGSLFDGTQTKVMTVGDKQLVKTVAWYDNEMSYTAQLIRTLQYFANL is encoded by the coding sequence ATGGCAAATGTAAAAGTAGGTATCAACGGTTTTGGACGCATCGGTCGTTTAGCATTCCGTAGAATTCAAGAAGTTGAAGGATTGGAAGTTGTTGCAATCAACGACTTGACTGACGCAAAACAATTAGCACACTTATTGAAATATGACTCTACTCAAGGTCGTTTCAACGGAGAAGTAGAAGTGCTAGATGGTGCCTTTAAAGTAAACGGAAAAGAAGTAAAAGTTCTTGCTAATCCAAATCCAGAGGAGCTTCCTTGGGGAGATCTAGGTGTGGATATCGTGCTAGAATGTACAGGTTTCTTTGCTACTAAAGAAAAAGCTGAATTACACCTTAAAGGTGGTGCTAAAAGAGTAGTAATCTCTGCTCCTGGTGGAGATGTTCCAACTGTTGTTTTCAATGTAAACCAAAATATCCTTAAAGGAGACGAAACTGTAATCTCTGGTGCATCTTGTACTACAAACTGTTTAGCTCCTATGGCTAAAGTGTTAAACGATAAATTCGGTGTAGTAGAAGGTTTAATGACTACTATCCACGCTTACACTGGAGACCAAAACACTCTTGATGCTCCACACAGAAAAGGAGATTTAAGAAGAGCTCGTGCTGCTGCTGTAAGTATCGTTCCAAACTCAACTGGTGCTGCAAAAGCAATCGGATTAGTAATTCCAGAATTAAACGGAAAATTAGACGGTGCTGCTCAGCGTGTACCAACCCCAACTGGATCACTTACAGAATTAGTTACTGTTCTTGAGAAAAAAGTATCTGTAGAAGAAATCAACGCAGCTATGAAAGAAGCTTCAAACGATTCATTCGGATACACTGAAGATCCAATCGTTTCTGCTGATGTTATAGGAATCACTTACGGTTCATTGTTTGACGGAACTCAAACTAAAGTAATGACTGTAGGAGACAAACAATTAGTGAAAACTGTTGCTTGGTACGACAACGAAATGTCTTATACAGCTCAGTTAATCCGTACATTACAATACTTCGCTAATTTATAA
- a CDS encoding UvrD-helicase domain-containing protein: MLQSGEFKIYSASAGTGKTYTLVQEIMHLLLQKKNSKSFSQILAITFTNKAANEMKERILQKLDEWRNGKISAPELASIQEHLNISKEEIQARSQAVLSDILHNYSLFSVSTIDTFNLRLMRAFATDLGLSPNFDVELDTSQLMGEAVDLLYADLQNNQHLSKIITQAATENLTRDKSWDISDELKSNASHLYADHFLEYMREIGRLELKDLVEFRGKLITEINEIQKFLTEKCEEIKNLVEAEGLEPKDFRGGSRGILSFFSKILKGKIEFPTKTQSEILENHQFGSASASASAVDRIEEIFPKIEEAVEQIKAKIVRLQVCNAVYGSINTMSLYNEIEKNLSQIEGEGNVMLISEFNKIINENLQSQPTPFIYEKIGTKYRHYFVDEFQDTSSIQWNNLKPLVENALAQGDTLMLVGDPKQSIYRFRGGNPDLMIGLINQGQQYYGNVSVENLDKNWRSYHEIIEFNNDFYTFVANNFIKNEGFKNIYIQGNEQKINHKKGGYVCIKRITIEKGDIKNYNDYVLEDLLIKIKNCVANGYALRDLTILVNTNNEASRIAEFLQENEIAVLSDEALLLINNPEIQLIVSVLRLTTDTENHKFRADLLLNLKHLKKLNVVDFTEFSLKVLRKNFAQFIAELAEVSVDLSHLNQKMNSLYDQTEKTIAALGIEVQNQEYVLNFLDEVLKFQTQNESSAQAFIAYWDERGDRKSIAVPSGVNALKIMTIHKSKGLQFPVVFLPYTKLDIKEHGLWIPLKEGKFNHFYVNKTNPLKGVVEHLPDEMSEAVSRDVQESEIDQINKFYVATTRAEEQLYMYIKTQKKYDSFSFSEILDEYMNSKVGTAEAEYCVGEPEKVSPKKDYKSEDNTVFYPLKYNDWKEKVRISSEHSKMWDVHQKEKQDYGKKIHAVLERIQYKEEVEAVLNDYARNGFIDQNEKEILNTQIHQLLSQSELKDAYEHHTVLNERDFISKTGKIFRPDRLVKTEKGWYLIDYKTGEKSEKHISQIQEYKQFLAELKVDVARAYLVYLSNNIEILEVD; the protein is encoded by the coding sequence ATGCTTCAATCGGGGGAATTTAAAATTTATAGTGCATCGGCAGGAACAGGAAAAACTTATACACTCGTTCAAGAAATTATGCACCTTCTTTTACAGAAAAAAAATAGCAAAAGTTTTAGCCAGATTTTAGCCATTACTTTTACCAATAAGGCGGCTAATGAGATGAAAGAGCGTATTTTGCAAAAGCTTGATGAGTGGCGAAATGGCAAAATTTCTGCCCCCGAATTAGCAAGCATTCAAGAGCATTTAAATATTTCTAAAGAAGAAATTCAAGCGCGTAGCCAAGCCGTTTTAAGTGATATTTTGCACAATTATTCGCTGTTTTCTGTGAGCACGATAGATACATTTAATTTAAGGCTTATGCGTGCCTTTGCCACCGATTTGGGCTTGTCGCCCAACTTTGATGTGGAGCTAGATACCTCCCAATTAATGGGCGAAGCGGTGGATTTGCTCTACGCCGATTTGCAAAACAATCAGCATTTAAGCAAAATCATTACGCAGGCAGCAACCGAAAATTTAACCCGAGATAAAAGTTGGGATATTTCTGACGAATTAAAAAGCAACGCCTCGCATTTGTATGCCGATCATTTCCTAGAATACATGAGAGAAATTGGTCGGTTAGAGTTAAAAGATTTAGTTGAATTTCGAGGTAAACTCATTACGGAAATCAATGAAATACAAAAATTTCTTACCGAGAAATGCGAAGAAATTAAAAATTTAGTAGAAGCAGAGGGCTTAGAACCAAAAGATTTTAGAGGAGGAAGCAGAGGAATTTTATCTTTTTTTTCCAAAATTTTAAAAGGAAAAATAGAGTTCCCAACTAAGACACAAAGTGAAATTTTAGAAAATCATCAATTCGGTTCCGCCTCGGCGTCGGCATCGGCGGTGGATAGAATCGAAGAGATTTTTCCAAAAATTGAGGAAGCCGTTGAGCAGATTAAAGCCAAAATCGTTCGCCTACAAGTATGCAACGCTGTGTATGGTAGTATAAATACCATGTCGCTCTACAACGAAATCGAGAAAAATCTTTCGCAGATTGAAGGCGAAGGCAATGTGATGTTGATTTCTGAGTTCAATAAAATCATCAACGAGAATTTACAATCGCAGCCTACCCCATTTATTTATGAAAAAATAGGAACCAAATACCGCCATTATTTCGTCGATGAATTCCAAGACACTTCCAGCATTCAATGGAACAATTTAAAACCACTTGTGGAAAATGCTCTGGCTCAAGGGGATACTTTGATGCTTGTGGGCGACCCAAAGCAATCCATTTATCGATTCCGTGGTGGTAATCCAGATTTGATGATTGGTCTTATCAATCAAGGCCAACAATATTATGGCAATGTTTCGGTAGAAAATTTGGACAAAAACTGGCGTAGCTATCACGAAATCATCGAATTTAATAACGATTTCTACACCTTTGTAGCCAATAATTTTATTAAAAACGAAGGTTTTAAAAATATTTACATCCAAGGCAACGAGCAGAAAATTAATCACAAAAAAGGAGGTTATGTTTGCATAAAACGCATTACGATTGAAAAAGGCGACATCAAAAATTACAACGATTATGTGCTAGAAGATCTTTTAATTAAAATAAAAAATTGTGTAGCTAATGGATACGCGCTTAGGGATTTAACCATTTTGGTCAATACCAATAATGAAGCTAGTCGCATTGCAGAATTTTTACAAGAAAACGAAATAGCGGTGCTTTCTGATGAAGCTTTATTGCTCATCAATAATCCTGAAATTCAATTGATTGTTTCGGTTTTAAGGCTCACCACCGATACCGAAAACCATAAATTCCGAGCCGATTTATTGCTAAATTTAAAACATCTAAAAAAACTAAATGTTGTTGATTTTACAGAATTTTCATTGAAGGTTTTGCGTAAGAATTTCGCTCAATTCATCGCAGAACTGGCTGAAGTTTCGGTAGATTTATCTCATTTAAATCAAAAAATGAATTCGCTGTATGACCAGACCGAAAAAACGATTGCAGCACTGGGAATCGAAGTGCAAAACCAGGAATATGTTTTAAATTTTTTAGACGAAGTTTTAAAATTTCAAACCCAAAACGAATCTTCCGCCCAAGCGTTTATCGCCTATTGGGACGAGCGTGGCGATAGAAAAAGTATTGCTGTGCCGAGTGGCGTAAATGCCTTGAAAATCATGACCATACATAAATCCAAAGGATTGCAATTTCCCGTGGTGTTTTTGCCTTATACTAAGTTAGATATCAAGGAGCACGGATTGTGGATTCCGCTAAAAGAAGGGAAATTCAATCATTTTTATGTAAATAAAACCAATCCGCTGAAAGGCGTGGTGGAACATTTGCCTGATGAAATGAGCGAAGCGGTTTCGCGAGATGTTCAAGAATCTGAAATAGACCAAATCAATAAATTTTATGTAGCCACTACGCGTGCCGAGGAGCAGCTGTATATGTACATCAAAACACAGAAAAAATATGATTCTTTCTCATTTAGTGAGATTCTTGACGAATACATGAACTCAAAAGTGGGCACTGCAGAAGCGGAATATTGCGTAGGAGAGCCAGAAAAAGTAAGCCCTAAAAAAGATTACAAATCAGAAGACAATACCGTTTTTTATCCCTTAAAGTACAACGACTGGAAAGAGAAAGTGCGCATCAGTAGCGAGCATTCCAAAATGTGGGATGTGCATCAAAAAGAGAAACAGGATTATGGTAAAAAAATCCATGCTGTGCTAGAGCGCATTCAGTACAAAGAAGAGGTGGAGGCAGTGCTTAACGATTACGCGCGAAACGGTTTTATAGACCAAAATGAAAAAGAAATTTTAAACACTCAAATTCATCAACTTTTATCCCAATCAGAATTAAAAGATGCTTATGAGCATCACACGGTGCTCAATGAGCGAGATTTTATTTCAAAAACAGGTAAGATTTTCCGTCCAGACCGTTTAGTGAAAACTGAAAAAGGTTGGTATCTAATTGATTATAAAACGGGAGAAAAGTCAGAAAAACATATTTCGCAAATTCAGGAATATAAGCAATTTTTGGCTGAGCTCAAGGTGGATGTTGCGCGTGCGTATTTGGTTTATCTCTCAAATAATATAGAAATCTTAGAAGTAGATTAA
- a CDS encoding trimeric intracellular cation channel family protein: MFFSPEISANVTLFIEIVGTISFAMSGAFAAMQSRLDPFGVLIIAFATAVGGGTIRDLLLDVPVFWMTDLRICLITVLSCAAAMFFKSLEHNFKVTLFVFDSLGLGLFTIVGLEKGLVLGFSPIICVALGTITGCFGGLLRDVLINRIPLLLREEIYAIACIIGAFFYLFLAHFFGLKNPVVQFITVLTVFGIRHFSIKYHWHIPLFYLSSEQKMKAQFERMKRLKPKKKK, from the coding sequence ATGTTTTTTTCGCCAGAAATTTCTGCCAATGTAACGCTGTTTATAGAAATTGTGGGAACCATTTCCTTTGCCATGTCGGGCGCATTTGCCGCGATGCAAAGTAGGCTCGATCCATTTGGAGTGCTCATCATTGCTTTTGCCACGGCGGTAGGGGGTGGAACGATTCGCGATTTGTTGCTCGATGTGCCCGTTTTCTGGATGACCGATTTGCGAATTTGTTTGATTACGGTGCTTAGTTGCGCAGCGGCGATGTTCTTTAAATCGCTGGAGCACAATTTCAAAGTAACGCTTTTTGTTTTCGATTCGCTTGGATTGGGACTTTTCACAATTGTGGGGCTCGAAAAAGGCTTAGTTTTAGGATTTTCGCCCATAATTTGTGTGGCACTTGGTACCATCACGGGATGCTTTGGCGGATTGTTGCGCGATGTTTTAATCAATCGTATTCCGCTTTTGCTTAGGGAAGAAATTTATGCCATAGCTTGTATCATTGGCGCTTTTTTCTATTTGTTTTTAGCTCATTTTTTTGGTTTAAAGAATCCAGTCGTTCAGTTCATTACGGTGCTCACCGTGTTCGGGATTCGTCATTTTTCCATTAAATATCACTGGCATATTCCCTTGTTTTATTTAAGCTCGGAACAAAAAATGAAAGCACAATTCGAACGAATGAAAAGGTTAAAACCCAAAAAGAAAAAATAG
- a CDS encoding electron transfer flavoprotein subunit beta/FixA family protein yields the protein MNILVCISSVPDTTSKINFSPDGKSFDKTGIQFVINPHDEYSLSKALQLKEKNGAQVSVLSVGDALCEPVLRKALAMGADVAMRVDMEPNDSLVAAKEIARVVKEQNFDLILAGKESIDYNGGVVPATVAALLELPFANNCVGLEVQGNEVIAIVENDDEVQHLKLQLPAVIAGQNGIVAENELKIPNMRGIMQARSKKLDVIAPSETISNLKVEQFTKPASRGAVQMIDANAIDELVELLRKDTKLF from the coding sequence ATGAATATATTAGTTTGTATAAGTAGCGTTCCTGATACTACCTCAAAAATCAATTTTTCGCCCGACGGAAAATCTTTTGACAAAACAGGAATTCAATTTGTAATCAATCCCCACGATGAATATTCATTGTCCAAAGCCCTTCAATTAAAAGAAAAAAACGGCGCACAAGTAAGCGTGCTATCGGTAGGCGACGCTTTGTGTGAGCCAGTTTTGCGCAAAGCCTTGGCAATGGGTGCCGATGTAGCAATGCGTGTGGATATGGAGCCAAACGATTCGCTTGTGGCAGCTAAAGAAATTGCCCGAGTGGTAAAAGAACAAAATTTTGATTTAATTTTAGCAGGAAAAGAATCAATTGATTATAATGGTGGCGTAGTGCCAGCAACCGTGGCGGCTTTGCTTGAATTGCCTTTTGCCAATAATTGTGTGGGCTTAGAAGTGCAAGGAAATGAGGTGATTGCCATAGTAGAAAACGACGACGAGGTGCAACATCTAAAGTTGCAATTGCCAGCCGTGATTGCAGGACAAAACGGAATCGTAGCCGAAAACGAATTGAAAATCCCAAATATGCGTGGTATTATGCAAGCTCGTAGCAAAAAACTCGATGTGATAGCACCGAGCGAAACGATTTCAAACTTAAAAGTAGAACAATTTACCAAGCCAGCATCACGCGGTGCGGTACAAATGATTGATGCCAATGCCATAGATGAATTGGTGGAACTTTTAAGAAAAGATACCAAACTATTTTAA
- a CDS encoding electron transfer flavoprotein subunit alpha/FixB family protein — protein MSVLVYAETHQGKFKKSAFEALSYAQNLNEEITVLCVNAIQPEELFAYGAQKVINLQSEQAIDAQTIAKQINCEQFNFIVMSHATQGLNLAPQLAAKSGAALITNVVSEPSQLLPLRVARKAFSGKAIMEVESDAKCNILCLAVNAFELKQNPVAGEVENRAVSAENSQISVEKVEALSNAKDLKTAEIVVSGGRGLKTAENFKLLEDLAEVLGAATACSKPVSDMDWRPHSEHVGQTGKNIAPNLYIAAGISGAIQHLAGVNASKRILVINTDAEAPFFKAADYGIVGDAMEVLPKLTEALRKLKS, from the coding sequence ATGTCAGTTTTAGTATATGCAGAAACCCATCAAGGGAAATTTAAAAAAAGTGCTTTTGAAGCCCTTTCGTATGCACAAAATTTAAACGAAGAAATTACAGTCCTTTGCGTAAATGCCATTCAGCCAGAAGAATTGTTTGCATATGGTGCACAGAAAGTGATCAATCTTCAATCAGAACAAGCGATAGATGCACAAACGATTGCAAAGCAAATCAATTGCGAGCAGTTTAACTTTATCGTTATGTCGCACGCCACACAAGGGCTGAATTTAGCCCCGCAACTAGCGGCAAAAAGTGGCGCGGCTTTGATTACCAATGTAGTGAGCGAGCCTAGCCAATTGTTGCCATTGCGTGTAGCGCGTAAAGCATTTTCGGGCAAGGCAATTATGGAGGTGGAAAGCGATGCTAAATGCAATATTTTGTGTTTGGCTGTAAATGCCTTTGAATTAAAACAAAATCCCGTAGCGGGCGAAGTAGAAAATAGAGCCGTTTCAGCTGAAAATAGCCAAATCTCGGTTGAAAAAGTAGAAGCTTTAAGCAATGCCAAAGATTTAAAAACTGCCGAAATTGTGGTTTCTGGTGGACGCGGACTCAAAACTGCCGAAAATTTTAAATTATTGGAAGATTTAGCCGAAGTTCTAGGCGCTGCCACAGCGTGTTCAAAACCAGTCTCAGACATGGATTGGCGACCACACAGCGAGCATGTGGGGCAAACGGGAAAAAACATTGCACCTAATTTATATATCGCCGCAGGAATTTCTGGAGCGATTCAGCATTTGGCGGGCGTGAATGCTTCCAAAAGAATTTTGGTCATCAATACCGATGCCGAGGCACCTTTTTTTAAAGCGGCAGATTATGGCATCGTAGGCGATGCCATGGAGGTTTTGCCAAAACTCACTGAGGCATTAAGAAAACTAAAATCGTAA
- a CDS encoding bifunctional nuclease family protein has translation MDLVKLSIRGISYSNANSEAYILILEEDETQKKIPIVIGNFEAQAIAMALEKDLSTPRPLTHDLFVTFIAKMNANLKSVVIYKFQEGVFFSNLIFEKENGELFELDSRTSDAIALGLRVDAPIFAYQQVVDQAGVDFKIVGDEVVEIEEDSELDDFKEEIEQVIDEVIEEVANTPRPNDIRQKDMDEKTLAYSYKFIKETMSKLPFGNMSWGTFNNNDLEGLKNIAISHEDYEFAAMVVEELKRRENSK, from the coding sequence ATGGATTTAGTAAAACTTAGCATACGAGGAATCTCTTATAGCAATGCCAATTCAGAGGCATATATTTTAATTTTAGAAGAAGACGAAACGCAAAAGAAAATTCCTATCGTAATCGGAAATTTTGAGGCTCAGGCGATTGCAATGGCACTCGAGAAAGATTTGAGTACTCCGCGACCGCTCACACACGATTTATTTGTTACTTTTATAGCGAAAATGAATGCAAATTTAAAATCAGTCGTGATTTATAAATTTCAAGAGGGGGTTTTCTTTTCCAATTTAATTTTTGAAAAAGAAAATGGAGAATTGTTTGAGCTTGATTCTCGCACTTCGGATGCTATAGCGCTTGGTTTGCGTGTAGATGCGCCCATTTTTGCATACCAGCAAGTGGTGGATCAAGCGGGGGTTGATTTCAAAATTGTGGGGGATGAAGTGGTAGAAATTGAAGAAGATTCTGAACTTGATGATTTTAAAGAAGAAATTGAGCAAGTAATAGATGAGGTAATCGAGGAGGTGGCAAATACGCCTAGACCAAACGATATCCGCCAAAAAGATATGGACGAAAAAACTTTAGCTTATTCCTATAAATTTATAAAAGAAACGATGTCAAAACTTCCTTTTGGAAATATGTCATGGGGTACTTTTAATAACAATGATCTAGAAGGTTTAAAAAATATTGCAATCAGTCATGAAGATTATGAATTTGCAGCAATGGTGGTAGAAGAACTTAAAAGAAGAGAAAATTCAAAATAA
- a CDS encoding nucleoside permease gives MGTKTKLILISFLQFFVWGAWLITMANFWFGTKHWNAAEFGAVFSTMGIASLFMPTLMGIVADRWINAEKLYGALHILYAGTLFLLPSMVSPTAFFWLMLLAMIFYMPTIAFSNSIAYSLLKRDGYDVVKEFPSIRVFGTIGFIAAMWLTNLTGNKASENQFYIAGAVALVLGLYSFTLPKCPPQNLIPKNASWSEKLGLNAFRLFKNYKMALFFVFSMLLGAALQLTNAYGDIFLSDFGNNPEYANSAVVRFSTVIMSISQISEVFFILAIPFFLKKFGIKNVMLMSMLAWVLRFGFFAFGAPAGFGFVLILLSNIVYGMAFDFFNISGSLFVENTTSEKIRSSAQGLFMMMTNGIGAILGSTISGWLIEQFYTLPSGEIVWHDVWLVFSAYSLVVAVLFALMFKHKHNPKELANAL, from the coding sequence ATGGGGACAAAGACTAAATTAATATTAATCAGTTTTTTACAGTTTTTTGTTTGGGGAGCTTGGCTTATTACTATGGCAAACTTTTGGTTTGGGACAAAACATTGGAATGCAGCGGAGTTCGGTGCTGTTTTCTCAACCATGGGAATTGCCTCGCTATTTATGCCCACTTTGATGGGGATTGTGGCAGACCGATGGATTAATGCGGAAAAGTTATACGGAGCTTTGCACATTTTATATGCAGGAACTTTATTTTTGTTGCCAAGCATGGTAAGCCCTACGGCATTTTTCTGGTTAATGCTTTTGGCAATGATTTTTTACATGCCCACAATTGCATTCTCAAACTCAATTGCTTATAGTTTGCTCAAAAGAGATGGCTACGATGTTGTGAAGGAATTTCCATCGATTCGTGTTTTTGGAACAATTGGTTTTATCGCAGCCATGTGGCTTACTAATTTAACTGGGAATAAAGCCTCAGAAAATCAATTCTATATAGCGGGAGCAGTGGCATTGGTGCTAGGGCTTTATTCATTTACTTTACCAAAATGCCCGCCTCAAAACTTAATCCCGAAAAACGCAAGCTGGTCAGAGAAATTAGGACTAAATGCCTTTAGATTATTTAAAAATTATAAAATGGCATTGTTCTTTGTATTCTCGATGTTGCTCGGTGCGGCACTTCAATTAACAAATGCTTATGGCGATATTTTCTTGTCGGATTTTGGAAACAATCCAGAATATGCCAATAGTGCTGTGGTGAGATTTTCGACTGTAATTATGTCGATTTCACAAATTTCTGAGGTGTTTTTTATTCTGGCTATTCCATTCTTTTTAAAGAAATTCGGTATAAAAAATGTAATGCTCATGAGTATGCTCGCTTGGGTATTGCGATTTGGATTCTTTGCCTTTGGAGCGCCTGCAGGATTCGGATTTGTGCTGATTTTATTGTCCAACATTGTGTATGGGATGGCGTTCGATTTCTTCAACATCTCGGGTTCACTTTTCGTGGAAAATACTACTAGCGAGAAAATTCGTTCATCGGCTCAAGGTTTATTTATGATGATGACTAATGGAATTGGGGCTATTTTAGGTAGTACCATTTCTGGTTGGCTTATCGAGCAATTTTACACTTTGCCAAGCGGAGAAATCGTGTGGCACGATGTTTGGCTCGTATTCTCGGCTTATTCATTGGTAGTAGCTGTGTTGTTTGCCCTTATGTTTAAGCACAAACACAATCCAAAAGAACTGGCCAATGCACTTTAA